The Myxocyprinus asiaticus isolate MX2 ecotype Aquarium Trade chromosome 26, UBuf_Myxa_2, whole genome shotgun sequence genome has a window encoding:
- the LOC127416838 gene encoding tumor protein p53-inducible protein 11-like isoform X3, translated as MLGNEIKFAVREPVGLRLWILFSAVVFTVMALMALAFPNQLYEVVFDQEQTATSVSIRLYGGAILSLSLIMWNGLYTAEKIIIQWTLLSEACYFAIQFLVTSITLVELGSLPNAAILLLLSRIFFLIVTLSYYYHLGRRPKKI; from the exons ATGCTAGGGAATGAGATTAAATTTGCTGTTCGGGAGCCTGTGGGCCTGAG GTTATGGATTCTCTTCTCTGCTGTGGTTTTCACTGTCATGGCCCTTATG GCACTAGCCTTTCCTAACCAGCTGTATGAGGTTGTATTTGATCAAGAGCAAACAGCCACCAGTGTTTCTATACGTCTCTATGGAGGGGCCATTCTGA GTCTCTCTCTAATCATGTGGAATGGCTTGTATACTGCTGAAAAGATCATCATCCAGTGGACATTACTTAGTGAAGCCTGCTATTTTGCCATTCAGTTTTTAG TGACTTCCATCACTCTGGTGGAACTGGGCTCCCTGCCAAATGCtgccatcctcctcctcctcagtcgCATCTTCTTCCTTATTGTCACGCTGTCCTACTACTACCATCTGGGACGCCGGCCCAAGAAAATCTGA
- the LOC127416838 gene encoding tumor protein p53-inducible protein 11-like isoform X4, with product MMRERCTGQRLWILFSAVVFTVMALMALAFPNQLYEVVFDQEQTATSVSIRLYGGAILSLSLIMWNGLYTAEKIIIQWTLLSEACYFAIQFLVTSITLVELGSLPNAAILLLLSRIFFLIVTLSYYYHLGRRPKKI from the exons GTTATGGATTCTCTTCTCTGCTGTGGTTTTCACTGTCATGGCCCTTATG GCACTAGCCTTTCCTAACCAGCTGTATGAGGTTGTATTTGATCAAGAGCAAACAGCCACCAGTGTTTCTATACGTCTCTATGGAGGGGCCATTCTGA GTCTCTCTCTAATCATGTGGAATGGCTTGTATACTGCTGAAAAGATCATCATCCAGTGGACATTACTTAGTGAAGCCTGCTATTTTGCCATTCAGTTTTTAG TGACTTCCATCACTCTGGTGGAACTGGGCTCCCTGCCAAATGCtgccatcctcctcctcctcagtcgCATCTTCTTCCTTATTGTCACGCTGTCCTACTACTACCATCTGGGACGCCGGCCCAAGAAAATCTGA